The Streptomyces laurentii genome contains a region encoding:
- a CDS encoding lipid A export ATP-binding/permease protein msbA (ABC transporter signature motif;~ABC transporter transmembrane region; pfam00664;~ABC-type multidrug transport system, ATPase and permease components [Defense mechanisms]; COG1132;~ATP binding site [chemical binding];~ATP-binding cassette transporter nucleotide-binding domain; cl17201;~D-loop;~H-loop/switch region;~Lipid A export ATP-binding or permease protein MsbA [Streptomyces venezuelae ATCC10712];~Q-loop/lid;~Walker A/P-loop;~Walker B;~identified by MetaGeneAnnotator; putative) yields the protein MLIRLLRTHLRPYRKPIGLLVLLQLLQTSASLYLPTLNADIIDQGVVRGDTGYILRFGGLMIGVSVFQVLCNIGAVFYGARTASALGRDVRAAVFERVQSFSSRELGQFGAPSLITRTTNDVQQVQMLVLMAFTLMVSAPIMCVGGIIMALGQDVPLSGVLVAVVPVLGIAVSLIVRKMRPLFRTMQTRLDTVNRVLREQITGNRVIRAFVRDDYERGRFDVSNTELTDVSMATGRLMALMFPTVMTVVNVSSIAVVWFGAHRIDSGAMQIGALTAFLAYLMQIVMAVMMATFMFMMVPRAEVCAERVEEVLATESSVVPPAEPVRELKRRGYLEVKSADFRYPGAEESVLRDVELVARPGETTAIIGSTGSGKSTLLGLVPRLFDVTGGEVLVDGVDVRSLEPALMARTVGMVPQKPYLFSGTVATNLRYGNPDATDEDLWHALEVAQAKDFVSKLDGGLDAPIAQGGTNLSGGQRQRLAIARTLVQKPEIYLFDDSFSALDYETDALLRAALSEETADSTVVIVAQRVATIRDADRILVLDEGRVVGTGRHHELMADNATYREIVLSQLTEAEAA from the coding sequence GTGCTCATAAGACTTCTCCGAACCCACCTTCGGCCGTACCGGAAACCCATCGGCCTCCTGGTGTTGCTGCAGCTGCTGCAGACCAGTGCGAGCCTCTACCTCCCGACCCTGAACGCCGACATCATCGACCAGGGTGTCGTGCGCGGGGACACCGGCTACATCCTGCGCTTCGGCGGGCTGATGATCGGCGTGTCCGTGTTCCAGGTGCTGTGCAACATCGGGGCCGTGTTCTACGGCGCGCGCACCGCGTCCGCGCTCGGGCGGGACGTCCGGGCGGCGGTGTTCGAGCGGGTGCAGTCGTTCTCGTCCCGTGAGCTCGGCCAGTTCGGCGCCCCGTCGCTGATCACCCGGACCACGAACGACGTGCAGCAGGTCCAGATGCTGGTCCTGATGGCGTTCACGCTGATGGTCTCCGCGCCGATCATGTGCGTCGGCGGCATCATCATGGCCCTCGGCCAGGACGTGCCGCTGTCGGGTGTGCTCGTCGCGGTGGTGCCGGTGCTCGGGATCGCGGTGTCGCTGATCGTACGGAAGATGCGGCCGCTGTTCCGGACCATGCAGACGCGGCTGGACACGGTGAACCGGGTGCTGCGCGAGCAGATCACCGGCAACCGGGTCATCCGCGCCTTCGTCAGGGACGACTACGAGCGCGGCCGGTTCGACGTGTCGAACACCGAGCTGACCGACGTGTCGATGGCGACCGGCCGGCTGATGGCGCTGATGTTCCCGACCGTGATGACGGTCGTGAACGTGTCGTCGATCGCCGTCGTGTGGTTCGGCGCGCACCGGATCGACAGCGGCGCGATGCAGATCGGCGCGCTGACGGCGTTCCTCGCGTATCTGATGCAGATCGTGATGGCCGTCATGATGGCCACCTTCATGTTCATGATGGTGCCGCGCGCCGAGGTGTGCGCCGAGCGCGTCGAGGAGGTCCTGGCGACCGAGTCCAGCGTGGTGCCGCCGGCCGAGCCGGTGCGGGAGCTGAAGCGGCGCGGGTATCTGGAGGTCAAGAGCGCGGACTTCCGGTACCCGGGCGCAGAGGAGTCGGTCCTGCGGGACGTCGAGCTGGTCGCCCGGCCGGGCGAGACGACCGCGATCATCGGTTCGACGGGCAGCGGCAAGTCGACGCTGCTCGGCCTGGTGCCGCGGCTGTTCGACGTGACGGGCGGCGAGGTGCTCGTCGACGGGGTGGACGTACGGTCGCTCGAACCCGCGCTGATGGCGCGGACGGTCGGGATGGTGCCGCAGAAGCCGTACCTGTTCTCCGGGACGGTGGCGACGAATCTGCGGTACGGCAATCCGGACGCGACCGACGAGGACCTGTGGCACGCCCTTGAGGTGGCGCAGGCCAAGGACTTCGTGTCCAAGCTGGACGGCGGGCTGGACGCGCCGATCGCGCAGGGCGGCACGAACCTCTCCGGCGGTCAGCGGCAGCGGCTGGCGATCGCCCGCACGCTCGTGCAGAAGCCGGAGATCTATCTCTTCGACGACTCCTTCTCGGCTCTCGACTACGAGACGGACGCGCTGCTGCGCGCCGCGCTGTCCGAGGAGACGGCCGACTCGACGGTGGTCATCGTCGCCCAGCGGGTGGCGACCATCCGGGACGCCGACCGGATCCTGGTGCTCGACGAGGGCCGGGTCGTCGGCACCGGACGGCACCACGAGCTGATGGCGGACAACGCGACGTACCGGGAGATCGTGCTCTCCCAGCTGACCGAGGCGGAGGCAGCCTGA
- a CDS encoding RNA polymerase sigma factor rpoS (DNA binding residues [nucleotide binding];~RNA polymerase sigma factor RpoD, C-terminal domain; TIGR02393;~RNA polymerase sigma factor RpoS [Streptomyces viridochromogenes DSM40736];~Sigma-70 factor, region 1.2; pfam00140;~Sigma-70 region 2; pfam04542;~Sigma-70 region 3; pfam04539;~Sigma70, region (SR) 4 refers to the most C-terminal of four conserved domains foundin Escherichia coli (Ec) sigma70, the main housekeeping sigma, and related sigma-factors (SFs). A SF isa dissociable subunit of RNA polymerase, it directs bacterial or...; cd06171;~identified by MetaGeneAnnotator; putative), which produces MQTRTVTASQESAPYVPAPRPAPRAPRVSAGGGGGGSSADLFRLYLREIGRVPLLSAEEEVELARRIEAGLFAEEKLARGPGLDGRLAHDLDRLVVLGRIAKRRLIEANLRLVVSVAKRYVGRGLTMLDLVQEGNLGLIRAVEKFDYARGYKFSTYATWWIRQAMSRALADQARTIRVPVHVVELINRVVRVQRSILQEYGHEPTAEEVAARLDLPPERIGEVLRLAQEPVSLHAPVGEEDDVALGDLIEDGDAASPVESAAFLLLREHLEAVLSTLGERERQVVALRYGLDDGRPRTLEEIGRLFGVTRERIRQIESKTLGKLRSHAYADQLRGYLD; this is translated from the coding sequence GTGCAGACCCGGACCGTCACCGCGTCCCAGGAATCAGCTCCGTACGTCCCGGCCCCCCGCCCGGCTCCCCGCGCTCCCCGGGTGTCCGCGGGCGGCGGTGGCGGCGGCTCGTCGGCCGATCTGTTCCGCCTCTACCTGCGCGAGATAGGCCGGGTCCCGCTGCTCAGCGCGGAGGAGGAGGTCGAGCTGGCCCGCCGGATCGAGGCCGGGCTGTTCGCCGAGGAGAAGCTGGCCCGCGGCCCCGGCCTGGACGGCCGCCTCGCGCACGACCTCGACCGTCTCGTGGTCCTCGGCCGGATCGCCAAGCGCCGGCTGATCGAGGCCAATCTGCGGCTCGTCGTCTCCGTCGCGAAGCGGTACGTCGGCCGCGGTCTGACCATGCTCGACCTGGTCCAGGAGGGGAACCTGGGCCTCATCCGGGCGGTCGAGAAGTTCGACTACGCGCGCGGCTACAAGTTCTCGACGTACGCCACCTGGTGGATCCGGCAGGCGATGTCCCGGGCGCTGGCCGACCAGGCCCGCACGATCCGGGTCCCCGTGCACGTGGTCGAGCTGATCAACCGGGTCGTCCGGGTCCAGCGCAGCATCCTCCAGGAGTACGGCCACGAGCCCACCGCCGAGGAGGTCGCCGCCCGCCTGGACCTGCCGCCCGAGCGGATCGGCGAGGTGCTGCGGCTCGCCCAGGAGCCGGTGTCGCTGCACGCGCCGGTGGGCGAGGAGGACGACGTCGCGCTCGGCGACCTCATCGAGGACGGGGACGCGGCGTCGCCCGTCGAGTCGGCGGCCTTCCTGCTGCTGCGCGAGCATCTGGAAGCGGTGCTCTCCACCCTCGGCGAGCGCGAACGCCAGGTCGTCGCGCTGCGCTACGGCCTCGACGACGGACGGCCCCGCACCCTGGAGGAGATCGGACGACTGTTCGGGGTGACCCGCGAGCGTATCCGCCAGATCGAGTCCAAGACGCTGGGCAAGCTGCGCTCCCACGCCTATGCCGACCAGCTGCGGGGATACCTCGACTGA
- a CDS encoding lipid A export ATP-binding/permease protein msbA (ABC transporter signature motif;~ABC transporter transmembrane region; pfam00664;~ABC-type cobalt transport system, ATPase component [Inorganicion transport andmetabolism]; COG1122;~ATP binding site [chemical binding];~ATP-binding cassette domain of glucan transporter and related proteins, subfamily C; cd03254;~D-loop;~H-loop/switch region;~Lipid A export ATP-binding or permease protein MsbA [Streptomyces venezuelae ATCC10712];~Q-loop/lid;~Walker A/P-loop;~Walker B;~identified by MetaGeneAnnotator; putative): MDFKGSGKRLLKQLAPERRTLWVMVIAGVLSVAASVVGPKVLGKATDLVFAGVVGRQMPAGATKEQALAGLRAKGDSGMADMLSGVSFTPGKGIDFGAVGEILGVALLVYVLAGLLMLVSTRMSIKVINRTVYRMREDVQAKLARLPLSYFDKAKRGEVLSRATNDIDNISQTLQQSMGQLINSLLTIIGVLVMMFWISWLLALVALITVPLSVIVAAKIGKRSQPHFVAQWKTTGALNAHIEEMYTGHTLVKVFGRQEESAKDFREQNEALYEAGFKAQFNSGVMQPVMMFVSNLNYVLVAVVGGLRVASGSLSIGDVQAFIQYSRQFSMPLTQVASMANLVQSGVASAERIFELLDAEEQEPDAPASERPVDLKGKVALEGVSFRYEADKPLIEDLSLTVEPGQTVAIVGPTGAGKTTLVNLLMRFYEVTGGRITLDGVDVAKMRREDLRAGIGMVLQDTWLFGGTIAENIAYGATREVSRAEIEEAAKAAHADRFIRTLPEGYDTVIDDEGTGVSAGEKQLITIARAFLSDPVILVLDEATSSVDTRTEVLIQKAMARLAHGRTSFVIAHRLSTIRDADVILVMENGSIVEQGTHEELLTSGGAYARLYAAQFAQAVAEVD; the protein is encoded by the coding sequence ATGGACTTCAAGGGGTCCGGCAAGCGGCTGCTGAAGCAGCTGGCGCCGGAGCGCCGCACGCTGTGGGTGATGGTGATCGCCGGTGTCCTGTCGGTGGCGGCCTCCGTGGTCGGCCCGAAGGTCCTCGGCAAGGCCACCGACCTCGTCTTCGCGGGCGTCGTCGGGCGGCAGATGCCCGCGGGCGCCACGAAGGAGCAGGCCCTCGCGGGGCTGCGCGCCAAGGGCGACTCGGGGATGGCGGACATGCTGTCCGGGGTGTCCTTCACGCCCGGCAAGGGCATCGACTTCGGCGCGGTCGGCGAAATCCTGGGCGTCGCCCTGCTCGTGTACGTCCTGGCGGGCCTGCTGATGCTGGTCTCCACCCGGATGTCGATCAAGGTGATCAACCGCACGGTCTACCGGATGCGCGAGGACGTCCAGGCGAAGCTGGCGCGGCTGCCGCTGTCGTACTTCGACAAGGCCAAGCGCGGCGAGGTGCTGTCGCGGGCGACCAACGACATCGACAACATCTCGCAGACCCTCCAGCAGTCGATGGGCCAGCTGATCAACTCGCTGCTCACCATCATCGGCGTGCTGGTGATGATGTTCTGGATCTCGTGGCTGCTCGCCCTGGTGGCGCTGATCACGGTGCCGCTGTCGGTGATCGTGGCGGCGAAGATCGGCAAGCGGTCGCAGCCGCATTTCGTGGCGCAGTGGAAGACGACGGGCGCGCTCAACGCGCACATCGAGGAGATGTACACCGGCCACACGCTGGTGAAGGTCTTCGGCCGGCAGGAGGAGTCCGCGAAGGACTTCCGCGAGCAGAACGAGGCGCTGTACGAGGCCGGGTTCAAGGCCCAGTTCAACAGCGGCGTGATGCAGCCGGTCATGATGTTCGTGTCGAACCTGAACTACGTCCTCGTGGCGGTGGTCGGCGGTCTGCGGGTCGCGAGCGGCAGCCTGTCCATCGGTGACGTGCAGGCGTTCATCCAGTACTCGCGGCAGTTCTCGATGCCGCTGACGCAGGTCGCGTCGATGGCGAACCTGGTGCAGTCGGGCGTGGCCTCGGCCGAGCGGATCTTCGAGCTGCTCGACGCCGAGGAGCAGGAGCCGGACGCGCCGGCGAGCGAGCGGCCGGTGGACCTCAAGGGCAAGGTGGCCCTGGAGGGGGTCTCCTTCCGTTACGAGGCCGACAAGCCGCTCATCGAGGACCTGTCGCTGACGGTGGAGCCGGGGCAGACGGTCGCGATCGTCGGCCCGACCGGCGCCGGCAAGACGACGCTCGTGAACCTGCTCATGCGGTTCTACGAGGTCACGGGCGGCCGGATCACCCTGGACGGGGTGGACGTGGCGAAGATGCGGCGCGAGGACCTGCGCGCGGGCATCGGCATGGTGCTCCAGGACACCTGGCTGTTCGGCGGCACGATCGCCGAGAACATCGCGTACGGCGCGACGCGCGAGGTGAGCCGGGCGGAGATCGAGGAGGCGGCGAAGGCGGCCCACGCGGACCGCTTCATCCGCACCCTGCCCGAGGGCTACGACACGGTCATCGACGACGAGGGCACCGGCGTCAGCGCCGGTGAGAAGCAGCTCATCACCATCGCGCGGGCGTTCCTGTCCGACCCGGTGATCCTGGTCCTCGACGAGGCGACCAGCTCGGTGGACACCCGTACCGAGGTGCTGATCCAGAAGGCGATGGCGCGGCTCGCGCACGGCCGGACGTCGTTCGTGATCGCGCACCGGCTCTCCACGATCCGGGACGCCGACGTGATCCTGGTGATGGAGAACGGCTCGATCGTCGAGCAGGGCACGCACGAGGAGCTGCTGACGTCCGGTGGGGCATATGCCCGGCTGTACGCGGCGCAGTTCGCGCAGGCGGTCGCCGAGGTGGACTGA
- a CDS encoding hypothetical protein (identified by MetaGeneAnnotator; putative;~sequence version:1) gives MARFVSTAATLGLLTTGLAAGFAQADTPDPKTQPKATAKATTPAAKPAPAAKPAPAVPTPAVPAPRAGTPLLTETFTGATADDRFTAVGSACLSGAPSAAAQSGSHPLTGCPSTEIGPMPPLDAAPHGYLRLTDAGNDESGAVLFDQALPAGNGLDVTFDQWQYGSTTPNTPADGISFFLVNGDTALAHPGAFGGSLGYAQKLPDDNPGLEMLPGVDRGYLGVGLDVLGNYFGDWEHRGNGCATRSPAGTGIRVPAPGANMVTVRGPGDGTEGYCFLTATTSNFTTTPPWPSTLPGRLQGPLTVMPPGVTPQQAETLLEPSRRRVHVHLTPAPAPVLTIDVDFNDGTGFHQVLSTPAPMPVPSTYKFGFAGSTGLWTDVHLIRNVVVTTDQPLPELNLVKQVHEPRPGELTVGTPVDYDFVVTNSGNTPINDLAVADPTVNPVTCPVSVLQPGETATCTGTYVITAADVAAGHVTNTARATGTSDGDPVTSPDSTVTVPIDAPPGIVIEKQVQGTGPFNVGDTVTYEYIVTNTGGTDITNLSIVDDKVTGITCAATALAPAGQPGDSTTCTGTYVVTAADGVAGQVTNHAHAAGTSNGTPIESPPTDATIDVVGTSSLGLSKTASTAGPVHIGDTITYSYEVTNTGQTNLTELAVFDDHVNPVNCPVTTLAPGASTTCTGTYTVTEADGALGHVHNRAQATGTNPQGGAVLSPDDEVTVPVIGASGLAIEKTANTPGPVQVGQTVTYTYTVTNTGQTALTNVAVQDDRVAPVTCQATSLAAGASTTCTGTYTVTEADAVAGTLHNIAQATGTDPEGHPVDSPPGEVTLDVVAVSSMTIDKTTAATGPVNVGDTVTYAYTVTNTGNVTLHNVTVVDDHVTTVNCDRTTLAPQESATCTGTYVVTAADGAAGSVTNTAHATGINPGGETVTSPDDAVTVPVIGASSLTVEKSASPAGPVNVGDTITYTYTVRNTGQTTLNNVTVVDDKVTGITCQATTLAAGASTTCSGTYVVTAADGTAGSVTNRAHATGTNPGGDTVTSPDDEVTVPVNPQRAELTVTKKADTAGPVHVGDQVTYTYTVTNNGDTELTDVAVVDDKVTDITCEATTLAPGEHTTCTGTYVVTEADAVAGHVTNHAHATATDPRGNPVESPSVQHTIPAACPPKGYGDGYGKGGGMEMCPDHGHGHDYGDGYGKKGDRKADRKAEKGKVS, from the coding sequence GTGGCCCGCTTCGTATCGACGGCGGCCACGCTCGGCCTGCTGACCACGGGTCTGGCGGCCGGCTTCGCCCAGGCCGACACCCCTGACCCGAAGACCCAGCCGAAGGCGACCGCGAAGGCGACGACGCCCGCCGCGAAGCCCGCACCGGCCGCGAAGCCCGCACCGGCGGTCCCGACGCCCGCCGTGCCGGCGCCCCGCGCGGGCACCCCGCTGCTCACCGAGACCTTCACCGGCGCCACCGCCGACGACCGCTTCACCGCCGTCGGCTCCGCCTGTCTGAGCGGCGCGCCCTCGGCGGCGGCGCAGTCCGGCAGCCATCCGCTCACCGGCTGCCCGTCCACCGAGATCGGCCCGATGCCGCCGCTCGACGCGGCCCCGCACGGCTACCTCCGGCTCACCGACGCCGGGAACGACGAGAGCGGCGCCGTCCTCTTCGACCAGGCCCTGCCGGCCGGCAACGGTCTGGACGTCACCTTCGACCAGTGGCAGTACGGCAGCACCACGCCGAACACCCCGGCCGACGGCATCTCCTTCTTCCTGGTGAACGGCGACACCGCGCTCGCCCACCCCGGAGCCTTCGGCGGCAGCCTCGGCTACGCGCAGAAGCTCCCCGACGACAACCCGGGCCTGGAGATGCTGCCCGGAGTCGACCGCGGCTACCTCGGCGTCGGCCTCGACGTCCTCGGCAACTACTTCGGTGACTGGGAGCACCGCGGCAACGGCTGCGCGACCCGCTCGCCGGCGGGCACCGGCATCCGGGTGCCCGCGCCCGGGGCCAACATGGTCACCGTTCGCGGCCCCGGTGACGGCACCGAGGGCTACTGCTTCCTGACCGCGACGACCAGCAACTTCACCACCACCCCGCCCTGGCCGTCCACCCTCCCCGGCCGGCTCCAGGGCCCGCTCACCGTGATGCCTCCCGGGGTGACCCCGCAGCAGGCGGAGACCCTCCTGGAGCCGTCCCGCCGCCGGGTGCACGTCCACCTGACCCCGGCCCCGGCCCCGGTCCTGACCATCGACGTGGACTTCAACGACGGCACCGGCTTCCACCAGGTGCTGTCGACACCGGCCCCGATGCCGGTCCCCTCCACCTACAAGTTCGGCTTCGCGGGCTCGACCGGCCTGTGGACCGACGTCCACCTGATCCGCAACGTCGTCGTCACCACCGACCAGCCGCTGCCCGAACTCAACCTGGTCAAGCAGGTCCACGAGCCGCGGCCCGGCGAGCTGACGGTCGGCACCCCGGTCGACTACGACTTCGTCGTCACCAACTCCGGCAACACGCCGATCAACGACCTCGCCGTGGCCGACCCGACGGTGAATCCGGTCACCTGCCCGGTCAGCGTGCTCCAACCTGGGGAGACCGCCACCTGTACGGGCACCTATGTGATCACCGCGGCGGATGTCGCGGCCGGCCATGTCACCAACACGGCGCGGGCCACCGGCACCTCCGACGGTGATCCGGTCACCTCACCGGACTCCACGGTCACGGTGCCGATCGACGCCCCGCCCGGCATCGTCATCGAGAAGCAGGTCCAGGGCACCGGCCCGTTCAACGTCGGCGACACCGTGACGTACGAATACATCGTCACCAACACCGGCGGCACGGACATCACCAATCTCTCCATCGTGGACGACAAGGTCACCGGCATCACCTGCGCCGCGACCGCACTGGCCCCGGCCGGACAGCCCGGTGACAGCACCACCTGTACCGGTACGTACGTGGTGACGGCGGCCGACGGCGTCGCCGGTCAGGTCACCAACCACGCCCACGCCGCCGGCACCTCGAACGGGACCCCGATCGAGTCGCCGCCGACCGACGCGACGATCGACGTCGTCGGCACGTCCTCGCTCGGCCTCTCCAAGACGGCGAGCACGGCGGGCCCGGTCCACATCGGGGACACGATCACCTACAGCTACGAGGTGACCAACACCGGGCAGACGAACCTGACCGAACTGGCCGTCTTCGACGACCACGTGAACCCCGTCAACTGCCCGGTGACGACACTGGCGCCGGGCGCGAGCACCACCTGTACGGGCACGTACACGGTGACCGAGGCCGACGGGGCGCTCGGGCACGTCCACAACCGCGCCCAGGCCACGGGCACCAACCCGCAGGGCGGGGCCGTCCTGAGCCCGGACGACGAGGTCACCGTGCCCGTCATCGGCGCCTCGGGCCTGGCGATCGAGAAGACGGCGAACACGCCCGGTCCGGTCCAGGTCGGCCAGACCGTCACCTACACCTACACCGTGACCAACACCGGCCAGACGGCACTGACCAACGTCGCCGTCCAGGACGACCGGGTCGCCCCCGTCACCTGCCAGGCGACCTCGCTGGCGGCGGGCGCGAGCACCACGTGCACGGGCACGTACACGGTGACCGAGGCCGACGCCGTCGCGGGCACCCTGCACAACATCGCCCAGGCCACCGGCACCGACCCGGAGGGCCACCCGGTGGACAGCCCGCCGGGCGAGGTGACCCTGGACGTGGTCGCGGTCTCGTCGATGACCATCGACAAGACGACCGCCGCCACCGGCCCGGTGAACGTCGGTGACACCGTCACCTACGCCTACACCGTGACCAACACGGGCAACGTGACCCTGCACAACGTCACCGTGGTCGACGACCACGTCACCACCGTCAACTGCGACCGGACCACCCTCGCCCCCCAGGAGAGCGCCACCTGTACGGGCACATACGTGGTGACGGCCGCCGACGGCGCCGCCGGAAGCGTCACCAACACGGCCCACGCGACCGGGATCAACCCCGGCGGCGAGACCGTGACGAGCCCCGACGACGCGGTCACCGTGCCCGTCATCGGCGCCTCGTCGCTGACGGTCGAGAAGTCGGCGAGCCCGGCGGGTCCGGTGAACGTGGGTGACACCATCACGTACACCTACACGGTCCGGAACACCGGTCAGACGACGCTGAACAACGTCACCGTCGTGGACGACAAGGTCACCGGCATCACCTGCCAGGCGACCACGCTGGCGGCGGGCGCGAGCACCACGTGCAGCGGAACGTACGTGGTGACGGCCGCCGACGGCACAGCCGGAAGCGTCACCAACCGGGCGCACGCCACGGGCACCAACCCGGGCGGCGACACGGTGACGAGCCCCGACGACGAGGTCACCGTGCCGGTGAACCCGCAGCGCGCGGAGCTGACCGTGACCAAGAAGGCCGACACGGCCGGCCCGGTCCACGTCGGTGACCAGGTCACCTACACCTACACGGTGACCAACAACGGCGACACGGAACTGACCGACGTCGCCGTCGTGGACGACAAGGTCACCGACATCACCTGTGAGGCGACCACCCTGGCGCCCGGCGAGCACACCACGTGCACGGGCACCTATGTGGTGACCGAGGCGGACGCGGTCGCCGGCCACGTCACCAACCACGCCCACGCCACCGCCACCGACCCCCGGGGCAACCCGGTCGAGAGCCCGTCCGTCCAGCACACCATTCCGGCCGCCTGCCCGCCCAAGGGCTACGGCGACGGCTACGGCAAGGGCGGCGGCATGGAGATGTGCCCGGACCACGGTCACGGCCACGACTACGGCGACGGCTACGGCAAGAAGGGCGACCGGAAGGCCGACCGGAAGGCCGAGAAGGGGAAGGTGAGCTGA